Part of the Anaerolineae bacterium genome, CACATGGCAGGTGTCAAAGTGAGCGCGCATATATCGCACCTTTGCCTATACATAAACACTGCTCGAATCGGGGTTGGAGTTGGTTGAAGTTATTTGGCGGAACAGTGTTGGCGCAACCCATGGTTTTAACCTTCGTCGCATAGCGTGGTAACGATAGAGTTCTATCAACTTCTTCTGCATTCGTGTATTGATTATATTCATTTTTATTCCTTTGCTCAATCTCACGCACAATTGGATAGGGCTGTCGTCATCCCCATTGCTAACCCGCATAACAGATTGGCTCAGCGGCGGCGTGGCGCAGGCGAAGCCGTGCGGTGGAGCGGCTGTCAGCCTGCTTTTTGCCTTTCAAGACGAGAGAGATTTATTTGACCAAATATTCCGATCACCAGAAGCGCCGCAATAGAACTCACCATAGCGGAGGCGATAATGGATACGCCGGGTATCAGCGCTCCAGCCATGTTCAGGGCGATATGAAATAGAGCGACCAACAAGAGACTGCCTTCGGTGCTGTTATAGAGCCAGGTGAAGAGAAAAGTGTTTGCAATAAGGCCGATGAACCAGGGGAGAAAGGGATACTCGGCCATCGGTCCGCCCACCCAAAAGAAAAGCGGTAGATGCCACAATCCCCATAATAAACCGACAATGAGCGAGGCCCCCAAGGCGTTGTATTGCTTCTGCAAGCGTGGTAAGGCAAAACCGCGCCAGCCTACCTCTTCCCAAGGATTGGCGATCAGGGATGACACCAGAACGGTAAGGGAAAATGAAAATCCCTGTTGTCCAGAGTGAACTGCGGGAAACCCGAAAAGTCTGGTTATCCGTTGTCCGGCGAAGAAGAGCACAACCGGGCCGAGCACGGCAAGGAGATACCAGACGAAACCCACGCGCCAATAGGTGAAAGCCTTGAATAAGCTCCGAACCCCTGTTTTTCCATCCACTGACCTGGATACGAGAATAGCTGCCAGGGCAGGGCCAATGGCGGGAAAGATGAGCAGGATTTGGAAGGACGGATTATCGAATGGGGCAATCCCATGCGAACCAAGCGCAAGCGGTACCCAGCCAAACCAGGAGAGACCAAAAGCCAGGATATAGAACCAGATGAGGGGATGTTTTTTCATTGTCACCTTATCTTTCAGAGGAGGGAGCTAACGGTCGGCATAACCCGCGCGGAGCGCGTCGGGTACATGCCGTTGTTGAGCAGCCCAGATGCAAGGGACATCATTCGGGTAATTGTTCATCTGGTGTTTCCTCTACTGACCTTATAGGACCGTGCGCGGGATACACTCGGATGACCCCCTTTTCTCGCAGGAGTCTCCAGGTTGCCAGAGCGACAGGGTTATCGAAGGCGTAGGCTTCCGGCGGGAGATCCCCGGTAAATGCTGATCCGTCATCAAGGAGAAGCGAGACACAATGATCGGTGTGGCCGGGTGTATGCACGATTTCTCCAGCAATTCCGATCTGGCTGAGGATTTGACGGCTCTGCTCGCAGGAGATGACGACGTTGCCCTCCGCTGTGATATCCACGTAGTGGTCGTCTGGCTTGGTCCAGGTCTTCATGATGGGGATGGCATCAACCTGAACATCAATTACGAGGAGGGGAACGCCTTCCCTTTTTAATTCTTCTGCAAGCCCCGCATGGTCAATGTGATAGTGGGTGGCGAGGGCGTAGCGAATCTCGCGGAGAGATATCCCCATCTTCTTGAGGTTTGCCTTCATGGTTCCGAGGGTCCCTGGCCAGCCGATATCGACGAGCAAGCGAGAAGTGCCCGCACTTATAACCCAGTAGTTGGTTGAGCGGTAACCAACGTTCACAATCGTCACAGGTGTTACTTTGTCCATAGTTCGCTGAGTGCTGCCCAACGGGCTGCGCTTCACCTGTGGCGAGCCGCGAAGCCGACAGGTGGATGCGCTTGTTGGGCGGCGTTTTTCAACTTGACTTTACCGTCTTTCAAAAGTAATTATATAACCACTGTCAGGGTCGCCAACATAATCGTATATGAGATAAGGAGGCTGGTTTCCATACAAGTAAAAATAAGTAACTAAATCGTTAGCAACACCATCCATTTCAGTAAAATGAACTCTTATGCTCCAATTCCCATTCACATCTGTTTCAATATTCCATGTTCCCGAACCCGATTCAAATTCCCCGCCAGACTCACCAAAGTTCCATACCATATCTGGAAGGTTTGTCATCACGAACGTTCCATCATCTCGAAACTCGAAGGCGTGAACACCTGGCTCGTACCCTTCTTTACGAATACTCTCAAGAGAGCTTTCTGTAAGTTGCCATAAGCCTACAATATCTTGTTCGGCTGGTTTACGGCTTGGTGCAGGTGGGTACATGGACGACATAAGTGAATCGCCCATTACCCAAAATAACGCGCAGCCGCCAATTACAGCCATGACTATTGCTATCGGCAAAGCTTTAAGCCATATATTCTCAATCGAATATCTTCTTCCTATCAGTAAGCCAATCACGTAAACAAATACGCCGATCAATAATGATGCAATTATTCCAAGTATCAAAGCCACATAACCCATACAAACTACGGTGGGCATAAATATACCTCTTATATCATTTCAGATCATTTCTTCAGCCGCCCAACGGTGAGCGTTAGCGGTAGGCGGGACTTGGCAAGACATACTCCGAGCGTAGAAAAAACTCAAAGGGGCAGACTCCCTTGGGGCGGGACGAATGCCCCTGCCTGTCCGCTGCACGCTGTGTTAGGTGGGGTTTTGGACCCCTAGAAATTGAAATCGCACAATACGAATTTCCTTTCCCGTCACGTGCATAAGCTCCTCAAAAAATTGAATCTGCGATTCTCGTAATTTATCGCGCGGGCTTTTGACTTCGCAGAAAAACCAATCTTTGTAATCAGCGGAATAAACGAGCAAATCGGGGCATTGTGTAACACTTGAAATCCCGCGGCTTGCGATGAAGTCAAGAACCTCACCAGTCATCAACGATTCTAAAACCTTTCGCTTGCGTGGGTGGGATTTGTACGCATAGGCTTCGACCAGACTCAACAAACCAGCGGTGTGGTATAGGAGAATGGCTGCAAACCATTCATAGTAATGGAGACCAAGATGTCTTTGATTGAGCGCAATCTGTGTGTCCTGGCTATCAAACAACATCGGATAGGCGGCTGACCACTCTTCAACAAGGTGACCCGTGCAGAAGAGATCACGGTGAGCAGAGTGTGTTATGAAAGTAGCGTAGGTTTTGAAACTCTCCATCATTGCACCTATAATTTATGCTCTGAGCGCGAGGCATATTTTCTCCGCCCAACACCAGGCTAACCTGCGAGCGACGAGGCGCGAAGCGCAGACGTAGCGATCCAGGTTGAGCGCCGTGTTATGCGGCATTTGCTACCGCGTATTTGCTTTGCACAAACCCGTTTTCATACACCCTTGTGGATACATGTTGTAGCCGGATGTCATGCGCCAATGGACCAAAAAGCGGTACGCCCTCGCCAATTATTACGGGGATTCTGGTGATAGTCATATCCTGAATCAAACCGGCTTGCAGGAAGCCCTGGATTGTCTTTCCACCATCAACGTATACGTGCACAGAACCGGACGAAGCCAATCTTTGAATCAGTTCTGTAGGGGACGATGATGTGCCTTTCACGCCCTCGTTGAGTCTCTTGGGTTCCTTCGGAAAGCCGCTGCTCAACACGATGACCTTTTTACCTCGATATGGCCATTCCTTGAATGTTAGTGCCAGCTCGTAAGTCTTACGTCCCATAACGAGGGTGTCTATGGATGCAAAGAATTCATTGAAGCCATAGTCTTCGCCCCCGGCCACACTATCGCTGCCCGGCAACCAATCAAGATCGCCGTTCTTTCTTGCGATGAAGCCATCCAGGCTCGTTGCGATAAATACTGAGCACTTAACCGACACATTAATTCCTTGATGCCGCATAATGGTAGGGTTCAGCCGCACGCGCAGCAAAGCGTGTCGGCTGGATGCAGTGTTGGGCTGCCGATTGGATTCACTAACTACCCACTAATGCCAAGACTGCCTGAACGATTTCCAACAGTTCGTGGTGTTCAATACCATCTTCCTCGTAGCGATCCATTTGCAGAATCTCGTCGCAAGACATATCCTGAATAACTTTGTAGATATTCTCGCCAAAGAGCGCCTTCATATCTGTATACTCATCATAAGGTATTAAAGCACGTCCTGATCTTGCGATAGCGTCAGGATGAAGGTAGTTCTCTATTTCACGCTTCCGAAGGATGAAGAATACTCCACCTTGAGCCTCGCATTTCTGCTTCCAGTTCAGTTTTCTGCCGGGGATATTGTGTTGTGGACTTTCTCGGTCACTATCCACGATCGCGCCAAAGCGACGGTTCAGGCGACCCATAGCCCGAAGATCAATCCAATGCTTCAGGGTTTCGCCTCCACACATCACACACCCTATCCGCCGATCATCAAAGTTGGCATCAGTAAGCCCTGCCTCCTTGAACTTCTGTGCAACAGCCATCCAGTATTCAACATCAGACGGACCCTCGACAAAAATGCAGGCATTGTAGCCAGTGATTTGGTCGGAAGGTTCTACGCCAAGTTGTTCAGCCACATCAGAAAGGTCAAGCTCTGGTATCTGGATAGCTCTGGCAACACCAGTATCTCGCACCACTAACGCCAAGTCTTCAATTGGTGACGCTCCTGCAAAAACTGGCGAATGGGAAGTAACAATAACCTGATACCCTTCGTCGGCTAATTGACGGAATGATGCAACTAACTCCCGCTGAAGTCCTGGATGAAGGCAATTCTCAGGTTCTTCGACAGCGAAGACAAAATCGCCTCCAGTCTGTCGCTCCCTCTCGGCCAAATACTGGAAGAATGCGACCATAAGAAGCCGCCGATTTCCACTGCCTCTTCGGTCTAAAGAGTTCTCCACTCCATATTGATCTTTGCCGAATATCTGGAAGGTAACCGCTTTATCCCAAGAGAATTCGGGTTTGGCTGCAAGACCAGTGAATACATCTGTATGCCGCTGAAGTCGTGTAAATATCTTGTCAATTTCATCTTGAAGAGCTTTGCCTATGACTCCTGTAAAAGCATCTTTG contains:
- a CDS encoding CAAX amino terminal protease family protein — encoded protein: MKKHPLIWFYILAFGLSWFGWVPLALGSHGIAPFDNPSFQILLIFPAIGPALAAILVSRSVDGKTGVRSLFKAFTYWRVGFVWYLLAVLGPVVLFFAGQRITRLFGFPAVHSGQQGFSFSLTVLVSSLIANPWEEVGWRGFALPRLQKQYNALGASLIVGLLWGLWHLPLFFWVGGPMAEYPFLPWFIGLIANTFLFTWLYNSTEGSLLLVALFHIALNMAGALIPGVSIIASAMVSSIAALLVIGIFGQINLSRLERQKAG
- a CDS encoding beta-lactamase domain protein, translating into MKANLKKMGISLREIRYALATHYHIDHAGLAEELKREGVPLLVIDVQVDAIPIMKTWTKPDDHYVDITAEGNVVISCEQSRQILSQIGIAGEIVHTPGHTDHCVSLLLDDGSAFTGDLPPEAYAFDNPVALATWRLLREKGVIRVYPAHGPIRSVEETPDEQLPE
- a CDS encoding Dihydrofolate reductase, encoding MSVKCSVFIATSLDGFIARKNGDLDWLPGSDSVAGGEDYGFNEFFASIDTLVMGRKTYELALTFKEWPYRGKKVIVLSSGFPKEPKRLNEGVKGTSSSPTELIQRLASSGSVHVYVDGGKTIQGFLQAGLIQDMTITRIPVIIGEGVPLFGPLAHDIRLQHVSTRVYENGFVQSKYAVANAA
- a CDS encoding putative ATP-dependent endonuclease, OLD family; translated protein: MRIHSIRVHNYGPFAVLEEVRLGPLATIVGPNDVGKSNILRALQVFFEGQKIEEGDVYSGASSTDDVVIEVAFTSLPVKIELEDGVETTLQEEMLLDASGHLRIRKVYPRGSLTKFNISLVTQDFEDDRFAGLPILKEKDLNELCSSVGIEVTRSGRGVTNKGKREALRARAQDEGIQLVERELTLTTKDELWKRISSFLPEFVLFETDTKLGIGETSFQSQFRPIVKTAAEQPDVVDAKDAFTGVIGKALQDEIDKIFTRLQRHTDVFTGLAAKPEFSWDKAVTFQIFGKDQYGVENSLDRRGSGNRRLLMVAFFQYLAERERQTGGDFVFAVEEPENCLHPGLQRELVASFRQLADEGYQVIVTSHSPVFAGASPIEDLALVVRDTGVARAIQIPELDLSDVAEQLGVEPSDQITGYNACIFVEGPSDVEYWMAVAQKFKEAGLTDANFDDRRIGCVMCGGETLKHWIDLRAMGRLNRRFGAIVDSDRESPQHNIPGRKLNWKQKCEAQGGVFFILRKREIENYLHPDAIARSGRALIPYDEYTDMKALFGENIYKVIQDMSCDEILQMDRYEEDGIEHHELLEIVQAVLALVGS